From a region of the Enterobacter cancerogenus genome:
- a CDS encoding DUF4225 domain-containing protein: MDIALLNRGWNRTWSDTMVNLEARKLVETANRLSAFYLQDGLTRIKFVGEIKQVVEKEFETARRAKTDEECIVCIKNLRAETNSLLEQERLLRTKSAQLYAKVEFVKKNNKIVGYVISAVNVVLSGVVLFGGFMMLSTMGPIGMLAGAVLIADGMNGLTKEVLNFDQPAGHKPSQGIIADSAMHTAQFMGFNPNAGLALYNGVTLGASVYSIVGLARKTGAWRLFRWLPHDYYRKVSTMSTPKLTMKIVGYGVKAKVIFDLLTTENGTS; the protein is encoded by the coding sequence ATGGATATCGCGCTGCTTAATAGGGGATGGAACAGAACATGGTCAGATACCATGGTGAATCTGGAAGCCCGGAAACTCGTCGAAACTGCAAACCGGCTGTCAGCATTCTATTTGCAAGATGGTCTTACGCGTATCAAGTTTGTTGGAGAGATAAAACAGGTTGTAGAGAAAGAATTTGAAACAGCACGACGAGCTAAAACCGATGAAGAATGCATTGTATGCATCAAAAATCTGCGTGCTGAAACAAACAGCTTGCTTGAACAAGAGCGTCTGTTAAGAACCAAGTCCGCACAGCTTTACGCGAAGGTCGAATTTGTTAAGAAAAATAATAAAATCGTCGGTTATGTTATATCCGCTGTAAATGTGGTGCTATCAGGCGTGGTTCTCTTTGGTGGCTTTATGATGTTATCCACTATGGGGCCGATTGGTATGCTGGCTGGGGCAGTCCTGATTGCCGATGGAATGAACGGATTAACGAAAGAAGTGCTCAACTTTGATCAGCCAGCAGGACATAAACCCTCGCAAGGTATCATTGCTGACTCCGCGATGCATACGGCCCAGTTCATGGGATTTAATCCTAACGCAGGCCTGGCTCTCTATAATGGTGTTACTCTTGGTGCCAGTGTGTACAGCATTGTAGGACTCGCTCGAAAAACTGGAGCCTGGAGATTATTCCGCTGGCTTCCACACGATTACTATCGCAAAGTCAGCACAATGAGCACTCCTAAGCTAACAATGAAGATTGTCGGTTATGGTGTTAAAGCAAAAGTGATTTTCGATCTGTTGACTACAGAAAATGGAACCAGTTAA
- the prfB gene encoding peptide chain release factor 2 (programmed frameshift) — translation MFEINPVKNRIQDLTERSDVLRGYLDYDAKKERLEEVNAELEQPDVWNEPERAQALGKERSSLEAIVDTLDQMAQGLEDVSGLLELAVEADDEETFNEAVAELDVLEEKLAQLEFRRMFSGEYDSADCYLDIQAGSGGTEAQDWASMLTRMYLRWAEARGFKTEIIEESEGEVAGLKSVTIKIIGDYAYGWLRTETGVHRLVRKSPFDSGGRRHTSFSSAFVYPEVNDDIDIEINPADLRIDVYRASGAGGQHVNRTESAVRITHIPTGLVTQCQNDRSQHKNKDQAMKQMKAKLYELEMQKKNAEKQAMEDNKSDIGWGSQIRSYVLDDSRIKDLRTGVETRNTQAVLDGSLDQFIEASLKAGL, via the exons ATGTTTGAAATTAATCCGGTAAAAAACCGCATTCAGGACCTCACGGAGCGCTCCGACGTTCTTAGGGGGTATCTT GACTACGATGCCAAGAAAGAGCGTCTCGAAGAAGTAAACGCCGAGCTGGAACAGCCGGACGTCTGGAACGAACCTGAACGCGCGCAGGCGCTGGGTAAAGAACGTTCCTCCCTCGAAGCCATCGTAGACACGCTGGATCAAATGGCACAGGGTCTGGAAGATGTTTCCGGTCTGCTGGAGCTGGCCGTCGAAGCCGACGACGAAGAGACCTTTAACGAAGCCGTAGCAGAACTCGACGTTCTGGAAGAGAAGCTGGCACAGCTTGAATTCCGCCGTATGTTCTCCGGCGAATACGATAGCGCAGACTGCTATCTCGATATTCAGGCAGGTTCCGGCGGTACCGAAGCGCAGGACTGGGCCAGCATGCTGACGCGTATGTACCTGCGTTGGGCGGAAGCGCGCGGCTTCAAAACCGAAATCATCGAAGAGTCCGAAGGTGAAGTTGCGGGTCTGAAATCCGTGACCATTAAAATCATCGGCGATTACGCTTACGGCTGGCTGCGTACTGAAACCGGCGTACACCGCCTGGTGCGTAAGAGTCCGTTTGACTCCGGCGGCCGTCGCCATACCTCCTTCAGCTCCGCGTTCGTCTACCCGGAAGTGAATGACGATATCGATATCGAAATCAACCCGGCGGACCTGCGTATCGACGTTTACCGCGCATCCGGTGCGGGTGGTCAGCACGTTAACCGTACGGAATCTGCGGTGCGTATTACCCACATCCCAACCGGGCTGGTGACGCAGTGCCAGAACGACCGTTCCCAGCATAAGAACAAAGACCAGGCCATGAAGCAGATGAAAGCGAAGCTTTATGAACTGGAAATGCAGAAGAAAAATGCTGAGAAGCAGGCGATGGAAGATAACAAATCCGACATCGGCTGGGGCAGCCAGATCCGTTCTTACGTCCTTGATGACTCCCGCATCAAAGACCTGCGTACCGGGGTTGAAACCCGTAACACGCAGGCGGTGCTGGACGGCAGCCTGGACCAATTTATCGAAGCAAGTTTGAAAGCAGGGTTATGA
- the actS gene encoding amidase activator ActS, producing the protein MFAGSLTRKPITAVFCLTLALMLAGCSGSKSSDMGSYSGAVYTVKRGDTLYRISRATGTSVKELARLNNISPPYTIEVGQRLKVNGGSSAKKSGSSKGKTAKVTPSYTVPQSSWPPVGQRCWIWPASGKVVVPYSLSEGGNKGIDIAAARGTPVYASGAGKVVYVGNQLRGYGNLIMIKHGEDYITAYAHNDTMLVNNGQNVKAGQKIATMGSTGTDSVKLHFQIRYKATAIDPQRYLPAPGSKPKC; encoded by the coding sequence TTGTTTGCAGGAAGCCTGACCAGAAAGCCCATCACCGCCGTTTTCTGCCTGACGCTTGCGCTAATGTTAGCGGGATGTTCCGGCAGTAAATCCTCCGATATGGGCAGTTATTCCGGCGCGGTGTATACCGTAAAGCGCGGTGATACGCTGTACCGTATTTCGCGTGCGACGGGTACCAGCGTGAAGGAACTGGCGCGTCTGAATAATATCTCGCCGCCTTACACCATTGAGGTGGGGCAGAGGCTCAAGGTTAACGGCGGCTCCTCTGCAAAGAAATCGGGATCGTCAAAAGGCAAAACCGCCAAAGTGACGCCATCCTACACGGTGCCGCAATCCTCCTGGCCGCCGGTGGGGCAACGCTGCTGGATTTGGCCAGCCAGCGGCAAAGTGGTCGTGCCGTACTCCTTATCTGAGGGCGGCAATAAAGGCATTGATATCGCGGCGGCGCGCGGAACCCCGGTCTATGCGTCCGGCGCCGGGAAGGTGGTTTACGTCGGCAACCAGCTGCGCGGATACGGTAATCTCATCATGATTAAGCACGGTGAAGACTACATCACGGCTTATGCGCACAACGACACGATGCTGGTAAATAACGGGCAAAACGTGAAGGCCGGGCAGAAGATCGCGACGATGGGCAGCACCGGAACGGACTCGGTGAAACTGCATTTCCAGATCCGCTATAAGGCCACCGCCATCGATCCGCAGCGTTATCTCCCGGCTCCGGGCAGTAAACCGAAGTGCTAA
- the idi gene encoding isopentenyl-diphosphate Delta-isomerase: MSIQEHVILVDNQGKTIGTQEKYAAHTSNTPLHKAFSSWLFNSRGECLVTRRAMSKKAWPGVWTNSVCGHPQTGEEIEQAIIRRCRFEVGAELVDITPVATEFRYCETDPSGIVENEICPVYAARVINDIALNDDEVMDCQWVELEALFRALDAAPWAFSPWMNMEATVARDALRAFAAQ, from the coding sequence ATGAGTATTCAGGAACATGTGATTTTAGTGGACAATCAGGGAAAGACGATTGGCACGCAGGAAAAGTATGCCGCGCATACGTCAAACACGCCGCTACATAAGGCCTTCTCTTCCTGGCTGTTCAATAGCCGGGGTGAATGTCTCGTCACCCGACGCGCAATGAGCAAAAAAGCCTGGCCGGGGGTCTGGACCAATTCCGTATGTGGTCATCCACAAACGGGTGAAGAGATTGAACAAGCAATTATCCGCCGCTGCCGCTTCGAAGTGGGCGCAGAGCTCGTCGACATTACCCCCGTGGCAACGGAGTTTCGCTACTGCGAAACTGACCCTTCCGGGATCGTCGAGAACGAAATTTGTCCGGTCTATGCCGCGCGCGTTATTAATGACATCGCCCTCAACGACGACGAAGTGATGGACTGTCAGTGGGTTGAACTTGAGGCGCTGTTCCGCGCACTTGATGCCGCGCCGTGGGCCTTTAGCCCGTGGATGAACATGGAGGCAACGGTCGCGCGCGACGCGCTTCGGGCCTTCGCCGCACAATAA
- the yjdI gene encoding 4Fe-4S mono-cluster protein YjdI — protein MDKELLEAGYRAYTGEKIDVYFNTGICKHSGNCVRGSAALFDLKRKPWIMPDEVDAETVVRVIDTCPSGALKYRQK, from the coding sequence ATGGATAAAGAGCTCCTGGAAGCGGGGTACCGGGCCTATACCGGTGAAAAAATTGATGTCTATTTTAACACAGGGATCTGCAAACACTCGGGAAACTGCGTGCGCGGCAGCGCGGCGCTGTTCGACCTGAAACGTAAACCGTGGATTATGCCTGATGAAGTGGACGCTGAAACGGTTGTACGCGTCATTGATACCTGCCCAAGCGGTGCGCTGAAGTATCGCCAAAAATAA
- the lysS gene encoding lysine--tRNA ligase, translating to MSEQQSQGADAVVDLNNELKTRREKLAALREQGVPFPNDFRRDHTSDQLHADFDAKENEELEALNVEVAVAGRMMTRRIMGKASFVTLQDVGGRIQLYVSRDDLPEGIYNEQFKKWDLGDILGAKGKLFKTKTGELSIHCTELRLLTKALRPLPDKFHGLQDQEARYRQRYLDLISNDESRKTFKIRSQIMAGIRQFMVNRDFMEVETPMMQVIPGGASARPFITHHNALDLDMYLRIAPELYLKRLVVGGFDRVFEINRNFRNEGISVRHNPEFTMMELYMAYADYKDLIELTESLFRTLAQDILGTTEVPYGEEVFDFGKPFEKLTMREAIKKYRPETEMADLDNFDSAKTIAESIGIKVEKSWGLGRIVTEIFEEVAEAHLIQPTFITEYPAEVSPLARRNDENPEITDRFEFFIGGREIGNGFSELNDAEDQAQRFQDQVNAKAAGDDEAMFFDEDYVTALEHGLPPTAGLGIGIDRMVMLFTNSHTIRDVILFPAMRPVK from the coding sequence ATGTCTGAACAACAATCACAGGGCGCTGACGCGGTAGTCGATCTTAACAACGAACTGAAAACCCGCCGCGAGAAGCTGGCTGCACTGCGCGAGCAGGGCGTGCCGTTCCCGAACGATTTCCGTCGTGACCACACCTCAGACCAACTGCACGCTGACTTCGACGCGAAAGAGAACGAAGAACTGGAAGCGCTGAACGTCGAAGTGGCCGTTGCTGGCCGTATGATGACCCGCCGTATTATGGGTAAAGCCTCCTTCGTGACGCTGCAGGACGTGGGCGGCCGTATTCAGCTGTACGTTTCCCGTGACGATCTGCCGGAAGGCATCTACAACGAGCAGTTCAAGAAGTGGGACCTCGGCGATATCCTCGGCGCGAAAGGCAAGCTGTTCAAAACCAAGACCGGCGAGCTGTCTATCCACTGCACCGAGCTGCGTCTGCTGACCAAAGCCCTGCGCCCGCTGCCGGATAAATTCCACGGCCTGCAGGATCAGGAAGCGCGCTACCGTCAGCGTTATCTGGATCTCATCTCTAACGATGAATCACGCAAGACCTTCAAAATTCGCTCTCAGATCATGGCCGGTATCCGCCAGTTCATGGTGAATCGCGACTTTATGGAAGTGGAAACCCCGATGATGCAGGTGATCCCTGGCGGCGCATCTGCACGTCCTTTCATCACTCATCACAACGCCCTGGACCTCGACATGTACCTGCGTATCGCGCCGGAACTGTACCTGAAGCGTCTGGTGGTGGGTGGTTTCGATCGCGTGTTCGAAATCAACCGTAACTTCCGTAACGAAGGCATCTCCGTGCGTCATAACCCAGAGTTCACCATGATGGAACTCTATATGGCGTATGCAGATTACAAAGACCTGATCGAGCTGACCGAATCCCTGTTCCGTACCCTGGCGCAGGATATTCTGGGCACCACGGAAGTGCCTTACGGTGAAGAGGTCTTCGACTTCGGCAAGCCGTTTGAAAAGCTGACCATGCGTGAAGCGATCAAGAAATACCGTCCGGAAACCGAGATGGCCGATCTGGATAACTTCGATTCGGCGAAAACGATCGCCGAAAGTATTGGTATCAAGGTTGAGAAGAGCTGGGGTCTGGGCCGTATCGTGACCGAGATCTTCGAAGAAGTGGCCGAAGCGCACCTGATTCAGCCAACCTTCATCACTGAGTATCCGGCTGAAGTTTCTCCGCTGGCGCGTCGTAATGACGAGAACCCGGAAATCACCGATCGCTTTGAGTTCTTCATCGGCGGCCGTGAAATTGGCAACGGCTTTAGCGAGCTGAACGATGCAGAAGATCAGGCGCAGCGCTTCCAGGACCAGGTAAATGCGAAAGCAGCCGGTGATGACGAAGCGATGTTCTTCGACGAAGACTACGTGACCGCGCTGGAGCACGGCCTGCCGCCTACTGCGGGCCTGGGTATTGGTATCGACCGTATGGTTATGCTGTTCACCAACAGCCACACCATCCGTGACGTGATCCTGTTCCCGGCGATGCGTCCGGTGAAATAA
- the xerD gene encoding site-specific tyrosine recombinase XerD has translation MEKDLALVEQFLDALWLEKNLAENTLSAYRRDLTMLVEWLSRRKLSLETVQHDDLQALLGERVDGGYKATSSARLLSAMRRLFQHLFREKIRADDPSALLASPKLPQRLPKDLSEAQVERLLQSPAVDLPLELRDKAMLELLYATGLRVSELVGLTMSDISLRQGVVRVIGKGNKERLVPLGEEAVYWLETYLEHGRPWLLNGVSIDVLFPSQRAQQMTRQTFWHRIKHYATLAGIDSEKLSPHVLRHAFATHLLNHGADLRVVQMLLGHSDLSTTQIYTHVATERLRQLHQQHHPRA, from the coding sequence GTGGAAAAGGATCTCGCACTTGTCGAACAGTTTCTTGATGCGCTGTGGCTGGAGAAGAATCTGGCCGAAAATACGCTCAGCGCTTACCGACGGGACCTCACCATGCTGGTGGAATGGCTGTCGCGCAGAAAACTCTCACTTGAGACCGTGCAACACGACGACCTGCAGGCGCTGCTGGGCGAGCGCGTGGACGGCGGCTACAAAGCCACCAGCTCTGCGCGCCTGTTAAGCGCCATGCGTCGCCTGTTCCAGCATCTTTTCCGCGAGAAGATCCGCGCGGACGATCCCAGCGCGCTGCTGGCATCACCCAAGCTTCCGCAGAGGCTGCCTAAAGATCTCAGCGAAGCACAAGTTGAGAGATTATTACAGTCACCCGCGGTTGACCTGCCGCTGGAGTTACGCGATAAAGCCATGCTTGAGTTATTGTATGCAACCGGCCTGCGCGTCTCTGAGCTTGTTGGGCTAACGATGAGCGATATCAGCCTGCGTCAGGGCGTGGTGCGCGTCATCGGTAAAGGTAACAAAGAGCGTCTGGTGCCGCTGGGCGAAGAGGCGGTGTACTGGCTGGAGACCTATCTGGAACACGGTCGGCCATGGCTTCTGAACGGCGTGTCTATCGATGTTCTCTTCCCGAGCCAGCGCGCGCAGCAGATGACGCGACAAACGTTCTGGCATCGCATCAAGCATTACGCCACACTGGCAGGTATAGACAGTGAAAAGCTGTCGCCGCACGTTTTGCGTCATGCCTTCGCGACGCATCTGTTAAACCACGGCGCGGATTTACGCGTGGTGCAGATGCTGTTAGGACACAGCGATCTTTCAACGACGCAAATTTACACCCATGTCGCGACGGAACGCCTGCGGCAGCTACACCAACAGCACCACCCTCGTGCGTGA
- a CDS encoding GNAT family N-acetyltransferase, with the protein MDILEGHNMFYVNDANGNKVAEIVFVPTGEHLSIIEHTDVDPSLKGQGVGKQLVAKVVEKMRGEQRKIIPLCPFAKHEFDNTREYDDIRA; encoded by the coding sequence ATGGATATTCTGGAAGGCCATAATATGTTTTACGTGAACGATGCGAACGGGAATAAGGTTGCCGAAATTGTTTTCGTGCCAACCGGCGAGCACCTTAGCATTATTGAGCATACCGACGTTGACCCAAGCCTGAAAGGGCAGGGCGTTGGCAAACAGCTGGTGGCGAAAGTGGTGGAAAAAATGCGCGGTGAGCAGCGTAAAATCATCCCGCTCTGCCCGTTTGCCAAACACGAGTTTGATAACACCCGCGAGTATGACGATATTCGCGCCTGA
- the recJ gene encoding single-stranded-DNA-specific exonuclease RecJ has product MKAPITLRRRDAADTTGLPADLPPLLKRLYASRGVKAAEDLERSVKGMLPWQQLSGVEKATEMLYNAFREGTRIVVVGDFDADGATSTALSVLSLRALGCDNVAYLVPNRFEDGYGLSPEVVDQAHARGAQMIMTVDNGISSHAGVDRAHALGIPVLVTDHHLPGDTLPDAEAIINPNLRDCDFPSKSLAGVGVAFYLMLALRTLLRDKGWFESRGIAVPNLAEYLDLVALGTVADVVPLDTNNRILTWQGLSRIRAGKCRPGIKALLEISNRDPLKLAASDLGFALGPRLNAAGRLDDMSVGVALLLCDNIGEARVLANELDALNQTRKEIEQGMQAEALTLCEKLERSGDTLPGGLAMYHPEWHQGVVGILASRIKERFHRPVIAFAPAGDGTLKGSGRSIQGLHMRDALERLHTLHPNLMIKFGGHAMAAGLSLEEAKFDEFQRLFGELVTAWIDPALLHGEVVSDGELPAADMTMETAQMLRDAGPWGQMFPEPLFDGRFRLLQQRIVGERHLKVMVEPVGGGPLLDGIAFNVDTSVWPDNGVREVELAYKLDINEFRGNRSLQIIIDNIWPI; this is encoded by the coding sequence GTGAAAGCCCCGATAACATTGCGCCGCCGCGACGCGGCTGACACGACAGGTTTACCCGCCGATCTTCCGCCGCTGTTAAAGCGGCTGTATGCCAGCCGTGGTGTCAAGGCGGCAGAAGATCTTGAGCGCAGCGTCAAGGGCATGTTGCCCTGGCAGCAGCTCAGCGGTGTCGAAAAAGCGACTGAGATGCTCTACAACGCGTTCCGTGAAGGGACGCGGATTGTGGTGGTAGGGGACTTTGACGCCGATGGCGCAACCAGCACCGCGCTGAGCGTTCTCAGCCTGCGCGCACTGGGCTGCGATAACGTTGCGTATCTGGTGCCGAACCGTTTTGAAGACGGTTACGGCCTCAGCCCGGAAGTGGTCGATCAGGCTCACGCGCGCGGCGCGCAGATGATCATGACCGTGGATAACGGGATCTCCTCCCATGCGGGCGTCGATCGTGCCCATGCGTTGGGGATCCCAGTACTGGTCACCGATCATCACCTGCCGGGGGATACCCTGCCGGATGCAGAAGCCATCATTAACCCCAATCTGCGCGACTGTGATTTCCCGTCGAAATCTCTGGCAGGCGTCGGCGTGGCGTTTTATCTGATGCTGGCGCTGCGCACGCTGCTGCGCGATAAAGGCTGGTTTGAATCGCGCGGTATTGCCGTGCCGAACCTGGCGGAATATCTCGATCTGGTGGCGCTCGGTACCGTGGCGGACGTGGTGCCGCTCGACACCAACAACCGCATTTTGACCTGGCAGGGCTTAAGCCGCATCCGGGCGGGCAAGTGCCGTCCTGGGATCAAAGCGCTGCTGGAAATTTCTAACCGCGATCCGCTCAAGCTGGCGGCCAGCGATCTCGGCTTTGCCCTTGGGCCTCGTCTCAACGCGGCGGGGCGGCTGGACGATATGTCCGTCGGCGTGGCGCTGCTGCTGTGCGACAACATCGGCGAAGCGCGCGTGCTGGCGAACGAACTGGATGCCCTGAACCAGACCCGCAAAGAGATTGAGCAGGGGATGCAGGCCGAAGCGTTGACCCTGTGCGAAAAGCTGGAGCGCAGCGGCGACACGCTGCCGGGCGGGCTGGCAATGTATCATCCCGAGTGGCACCAGGGCGTTGTCGGTATTCTGGCGTCACGCATTAAAGAGCGCTTCCACCGCCCGGTGATCGCCTTTGCGCCTGCGGGAGACGGCACGCTGAAAGGCTCGGGCCGCTCGATTCAGGGGCTGCACATGCGCGATGCGCTGGAGCGTCTTCACACGCTTCATCCGAATCTGATGATTAAGTTCGGTGGCCACGCAATGGCGGCGGGCCTGTCGCTGGAAGAGGCGAAGTTTGACGAGTTTCAGCGGCTGTTTGGCGAACTGGTGACCGCGTGGATCGATCCGGCGCTACTGCACGGTGAAGTGGTCTCTGACGGTGAACTCCCGGCAGCCGACATGACCATGGAAACGGCGCAGATGCTGCGCGATGCCGGTCCGTGGGGGCAGATGTTCCCTGAACCGCTGTTCGATGGCCGCTTCCGTCTGCTACAACAGCGCATTGTCGGCGAACGTCACCTCAAGGTGATGGTCGAGCCTGTCGGCGGCGGCCCGCTTCTGGACGGGATTGCGTTTAACGTGGACACCTCCGTCTGGCCGGACAACGGCGTGCGTGAGGTAGAACTGGCCTACAAGCTCGATATTAACGAGTTTCGCGGTAATCGCTCCCTGCAAATCATCATCGACAATATCTGGCCAATTTAG
- the dsbC gene encoding bifunctional protein-disulfide isomerase/oxidoreductase DsbC: protein MKKSFALFTLLAASFTGFAHADDAAIKQSLTKLGVTSSDIQPAPVAGMKTVLTNSGVLYVTEDGKHIIQGPMYDVSGAQPINVTNQLLMKNLNALEKEMIVYKAAQEKHVITVFTDITCGYCHKLHEEMKDYNALGITVRYLAFPRAGVQSQPEQDMKAIWCAKDRNKAFDDAMNGKGVKPATCDIDIANHYALGVQFGVSGTPAIVLSNGYVVPGYQGPKEMKAFLDAHQKQTGGK from the coding sequence ATGAAAAAGTCTTTCGCGCTGTTCACTTTGCTGGCAGCTTCTTTTACCGGTTTTGCCCACGCTGACGATGCCGCCATTAAACAGTCGCTGACCAAACTGGGCGTGACCAGCAGCGACATTCAGCCTGCACCGGTTGCAGGGATGAAAACGGTATTGACCAACAGCGGCGTGCTGTACGTGACCGAAGACGGTAAACACATCATCCAGGGCCCAATGTACGACGTGAGCGGCGCGCAGCCGATCAACGTGACCAACCAGCTGCTGATGAAAAACCTGAACGCGCTTGAAAAAGAGATGATTGTCTATAAAGCTGCGCAGGAAAAACACGTCATTACCGTCTTCACCGACATCACCTGTGGCTATTGCCACAAGCTGCATGAAGAGATGAAAGACTACAACGCCCTGGGGATCACCGTGCGCTATCTGGCCTTCCCGCGCGCTGGCGTACAGAGCCAGCCGGAGCAGGATATGAAGGCCATCTGGTGTGCGAAAGACCGCAACAAAGCGTTTGATGATGCCATGAACGGTAAAGGCGTTAAGCCTGCCACCTGTGATATCGACATCGCTAATCACTACGCGCTTGGCGTGCAGTTTGGCGTTAGCGGTACGCCGGCGATCGTGCTGAGCAACGGCTACGTTGTGCCGGGCTATCAGGGGCCAAAAGAGATGAAAGCATTCCTCGACGCGCACCAGAAACAGACTGGTGGTAAATAA
- a CDS encoding protein YgfX, translating to MVLWQSELRVSWRSQWMSLLLHGLVAAFVLLMPWPLSYTPLWLLLLSFVVFDSVRSQRRINARQGEIKLLMDSRLRWQGKEWDIIGTPWMLNSGMMLRLRSVDGERRQHLWLAADSMDAAEWRDLRRTMLQQPTQD from the coding sequence GTGGTCCTGTGGCAATCTGAACTTCGCGTCTCATGGCGCTCGCAGTGGATGTCTTTATTGCTCCACGGCCTGGTGGCGGCCTTTGTACTACTGATGCCGTGGCCCCTCAGCTACACGCCTCTGTGGTTGCTGCTGCTGTCATTTGTAGTGTTTGACAGCGTGCGCAGCCAGCGCCGGATTAATGCCCGTCAGGGTGAGATCAAACTGCTGATGGATTCCCGCCTGCGCTGGCAGGGAAAAGAGTGGGACATCATCGGTACGCCGTGGATGCTCAATTCCGGCATGATGCTGCGCTTGCGAAGCGTGGATGGAGAGCGTCGCCAGCACCTGTGGCTGGCGGCTGACAGTATGGACGCTGCCGAGTGGCGGGATCTGCGCCGGACAATGTTGCAGCAGCCGACGCAGGATTAA
- the fldB gene encoding flavodoxin FldB has product MNIGLFYGSSTCYTEMAAEKIRDIIGPELVTLHNLKDDAPALMEQYDVLILGIPTWDFGEIQEDWEAIWDQLDTLNLDGKIIAMYGMGDQLGYGEWFLDALGMLHDKLAPKGAKFIGYWPTEGYEFTSKKPIVADGQLFVGLALDETNQYDLSDERLQNWCEQILGEMAEQFS; this is encoded by the coding sequence ATGAATATTGGTCTGTTTTACGGCTCCAGCACCTGCTACACCGAAATGGCGGCGGAAAAAATCCGCGACATCATTGGCCCGGAACTGGTGACGCTGCATAACCTGAAAGATGATGCCCCCGCGCTGATGGAGCAGTACGACGTGCTAATCCTCGGTATCCCGACCTGGGATTTCGGTGAGATCCAGGAAGACTGGGAAGCCATCTGGGACCAACTCGATACGCTCAATCTTGACGGCAAAATCATTGCGATGTACGGCATGGGCGACCAGCTGGGCTACGGCGAGTGGTTCCTGGACGCACTCGGAATGCTGCACGACAAGCTGGCACCAAAAGGGGCGAAATTTATCGGCTACTGGCCCACTGAAGGCTACGAGTTCACCAGTAAAAAGCCGATCGTCGCCGACGGCCAGCTCTTTGTCGGGCTCGCGCTGGATGAAACCAATCAGTACGATCTCAGCGACGAGCGCCTGCAAAACTGGTGCGAACAAATTTTGGGTGAAATGGCCGAGCAGTTCAGCTAG
- a CDS encoding ChaN family lipoprotein — translation MKKKSITAWLLFCSTLVLTGCQSMDTPPQLAAQLPLTSRIIDAQTGKTLTPDALLAVLSRAPTAIVGEEHTNADHHAIELWLLQNMVKKRPQGSVLLEMLTPDQQPAVDRVKQALHDGAAMREPRIQEALRWNAGWPWPLYGALVMTALKADYPLLAANITRERIGEIYQNPVFPAGEHSSQKTVRDAQASIIYLMHGGDIQAAQIQAMVAIQKNRDRAMAQALIDAPRPAVLFAGGYHAAKDIGVPVHIQDLNGSAPVVLMLATEGTTITAKQADYVWFVPASKP, via the coding sequence ATGAAAAAGAAAAGTATTACGGCATGGCTGCTGTTCTGTAGCACTCTGGTCCTGACTGGCTGCCAGTCAATGGATACTCCACCGCAGCTTGCTGCGCAACTTCCTCTCACCTCTCGCATTATTGATGCGCAAACGGGCAAGACGCTTACGCCCGATGCACTTCTGGCGGTGCTGAGCCGTGCGCCGACGGCGATCGTCGGTGAAGAGCACACCAACGCCGATCATCACGCCATTGAGCTTTGGCTTTTGCAAAACATGGTCAAGAAACGCCCGCAGGGCAGCGTGTTGCTGGAGATGTTAACCCCAGACCAACAGCCTGCGGTTGACCGTGTTAAACAGGCGCTGCATGACGGGGCCGCAATGCGCGAGCCGCGGATCCAGGAGGCGCTGCGCTGGAACGCGGGGTGGCCGTGGCCGCTGTACGGCGCGCTGGTGATGACCGCGCTTAAGGCCGATTACCCTTTGCTGGCGGCCAATATTACGCGCGAACGGATCGGCGAAATTTACCAAAATCCCGTTTTCCCGGCGGGTGAACACTCCTCTCAGAAAACTGTCCGCGACGCTCAGGCGTCCATCATCTACCTGATGCACGGCGGCGACATCCAGGCGGCGCAGATACAGGCGATGGTCGCTATCCAGAAAAACCGCGATCGGGCGATGGCGCAGGCGCTGATCGACGCGCCTAGGCCTGCCGTTCTGTTCGCCGGTGGCTACCATGCGGCGAAAGATATCGGTGTGCCAGTGCACATCCAGGATCTCAATGGCTCCGCGCCTGTCGTCCTGATGCTCGCGACTGAAGGCACCACGATAACGGCGAAGCAGGCGGATTACGTCTGGTTTGTGCCGGCCAGCAAACCATGA